Proteins found in one Pontibacter sp. SGAir0037 genomic segment:
- the ruvA gene encoding Holliday junction branch migration protein RuvA, with protein MIAYIDGKLAYKEPAYVIIDVNGVGYQIKISLSTYSALPQGERCRLQTYLHIKEDAHTLYGFLTTAEKDLFLHLISISGVGPNTGLTILSSLSVEEVQQAILREDVRTIQHVKGIGAKTAQRIILELRDKIKKETLTADSVVPAATHNTVRAEALSALVTLGFAKNVAEKTIDAIIKRESRNLSVEELIKFALKSS; from the coding sequence ATGATAGCCTACATTGATGGTAAGTTAGCCTACAAAGAGCCCGCTTATGTTATTATTGATGTGAACGGCGTAGGCTACCAAATTAAAATTTCTCTCAGCACCTACTCTGCCCTGCCTCAGGGCGAGAGGTGCCGATTGCAAACGTACCTGCACATTAAAGAAGATGCGCATACCTTGTATGGCTTTTTAACAACAGCCGAGAAAGATCTTTTCCTGCACCTGATCTCCATTTCAGGGGTTGGGCCCAATACAGGACTTACCATTCTTTCCTCGCTTTCGGTAGAAGAAGTACAACAAGCTATCCTCCGGGAAGATGTTCGCACCATACAGCATGTGAAAGGGATAGGAGCTAAAACAGCACAACGTATTATCCTGGAGCTGCGGGATAAAATTAAAAAAGAAACTTTAACAGCAGACTCTGTTGTTCCTGCTGCAACGCACAATACTGTACGGGCAGAAGCGTTATCTGCTTTAGTTACACTGGGTTTTGCAAAAAACGTGGCCGAGAAAACCATAGATGCCATTATCAAGCGTGAAAGCAGGAACTTAAGCGTAGAAGAGCTGATAAAATTTGCATTAAAATCTTCATAA